Part of the Cyanobacteria bacterium QS_8_64_29 genome is shown below.
CACGGCGACGGCAATGTTGGCATCCAGCCACACGACTTTCAGGACAAAGCGCTGCCCCTCAATTTGGGGTTGGGCGGCTGCCTCCTGCGGCGTTGCCTGCTCGGGATGGGCTTGTTCGGACGGGGCGGCTTGTGCCTCCACTAGGAACCTCGGGCGATCGACGGCCCTCCAGTGTAACCGACGCGCGCCCGCTTGCGCTCAACCTTCGGCTAAGTGAGCGCGCGCGGCATCGGTAGCAACCCGCCCGCGCGCCGTCCGCTGCAGGTAGCCGATTTGCAGCAGGTAGGGCTCGGTCACCTCGGCTAGCGTTTTGGCGTCTTCGCCCATGGCAGCCGCCAGGGCATCCAGACCGGCCGGGCCGCCGCCGAACTGCCGCTCGAGCACGGTCAGCAGCCAGCGATCCGTGCCATCCAACCCCTGCGAGTCGATATCGAATTGCGCCAGGGCTGCCGCCGCCAGCTCGGCATCGATGGCGGGCTGCGACTGCACTTGGGCATAGTCCCGGACGCGCCGCAGCAGCCGGTTGGCAATGCGGGGCGTGCCGCGAGCGCGGCGCGCGATTTCGTGCGCCCCGGCCTCAGTAATGGCAATCTCGCGGATCTGGGCCGAGCGCTGCACGATTTGGCTCAGCTCGGCTGGGGTGTAGAAGCGCAGCCGCTGCACTAGCCCAAAGCGATCGCGCAGCGGTGAGGTGAGCGCCCCCACCCGCGTCGTCGCCCCGACCAGGGTGAACGGGGCCAGCGAGAGGTGGCGCGTGTGCGCGCTCTGCCCCTTGCCGATGGTGAGCTCGA
Proteins encoded:
- a CDS encoding Holliday junction branch migration DNA helicase RuvB, yielding MAIKRSGPSASHSREAASQQGEAPQRSAAADGLLQSSAGAEAASDDRVRPHRLADYIGQQELKSVLSIALQAARARQEALDHLLLYGPPGLGKTTIATILAAEMGVTCKIATAPALERPRDITGILVNLNPGDILFVDEIHRLNHITEELLYPAMEEARIELTIGKGQSAHTRHLSLAPFTLVGATTRVGALTSPLRDRFGLVQRLRFYTPAELSQIVQRSAQIREIAITEAGAHEIARRARGTPRIANRLLRRVRDYAQVQSQPAIDAELAAAALAQFDIDSQGLDGTDRWLLTVLERQFGGGPAGLDALAAAMGEDAKTLAEVTEPYLLQIGYLQRTARGRVATDAARAHLAEG